The window CTCCCTGCCGGGGCTGTGCCGCGGCGCGGCCGAGCGGACGGGCAGGTGGCGGCCGGCGGCCGCCGAACGGGCGGCTTCCACATCAACGGTGCCCTCACAGGGCCGACACCCTGACGCGACCGGTCCGCGTCAGCAGACCGTTCCGGAGGGACGCGAGGCACCCGTCCCCACCACCGAGGTCACGCCGTCCCGCGGTTGAGGTGGTCGGCCGTGCGCGCAGGTCCGGATCACGGACCGGGGAGCGTTCCTCAGGCAGACGAGTACGCGGCGGACCTCCCGGCATGGACCTTGATGGTGTCGGTGATGAGGTGCGCGGTGTCCTCCGGGCTGAGGGCCTGGGCCTGTAGGTGGTCGTACATGACGCCGTAGCGCTGCACGTCGGCTCGCTTCTCCAGGTAGAGGTCGCTGGTGAGCCGTTCGAGGTACACCGTCCCCGTATCGGGCGCACCGGTGAAACGCAGGAGGGAGAATTGCCCCGACACACCCGGGTGCGCTCCGGCGTCGTACGGGAGGACCTGCACGGTGATGTGCGGCTGCGCGCCGAGGTGGTTCAGATGCTCCAGTTGTTCGCGCATGGTGTCGGGACCGCCTACCACGCGGTGCAGTACCGATTCGTCCAGGACGACCCACAGGCGCAGCGGGCGGGCGGGATGGTGGGCCCGGTGCTGGCGGCGCATCCGTACCTCAAGTCGTGTGCTCGCCTCCGCGGGTGTGGGCCGCGGAATCGTTTCGGACACGACCGCCGCCGCGTAGGCAGGGGTTTGGAACAGGCCGGGGATCAGCAGGGGCTCGTAGGAGCGGATCGAGGACGCTTCCGTCTCCAGGCCGATGTAGACGGCGTAGGGGACCTCGCCGTAGGCAACCCACCAACCCCGCCGTCCCGATTCCCTGGCCATCCGCATCAGCGCGTCGACGACCTCCTGCTCCGTGACTCCGTAGAGACGGCACAGATCACGCACATCGCGCGGGCTGATGGTGCGTCGGCCCGTCTCCATGAGGCT of the Streptomyces sp. NBC_01426 genome contains:
- a CDS encoding helix-turn-helix domain-containing protein yields the protein MAAKQNPTIRRITLGAELRRLRRACGLTGVQVADQLLISQPKISLMETGRRTISPRDVRDLCRLYGVTEQEVVDALMRMARESGRRGWWVAYGEVPYAVYIGLETEASSIRSYEPLLIPGLFQTPAYAAAVVSETIPRPTPAEASTRLEVRMRRQHRAHHPARPLRLWVVLDESVLHRVVGGPDTMREQLEHLNHLGAQPHITVQVLPYDAGAHPGVSGQFSLLRFTGAPDTGTVYLERLTSDLYLEKRADVQRYGVMYDHLQAQALSPEDTAHLITDTIKVHAGRSAAYSSA